The proteins below come from a single Rhizobium rhizoryzae genomic window:
- a CDS encoding DUF305 domain-containing protein, giving the protein MFSHSHRRFGVCSIAIRCLAPTAIAVLAPSTASAHVKWFEAYEVAAKPTSILTTLALPYFWVALLLVLAFFIATTVLEQTQPGRLALQGMDRVTSVLQLRADQFLLGVLAAFFVSLFAVGGTYLTPDLKTQSELVAWAQIGIAALIPMRRTRPIAAIAIVILWLFTLRDYDLFHLFDYLALGLGLAGYLLLSGMPDGKWHDRRFGVLRWGIALALTWSSMEKFMYPQWFMPLLEEKPFLAFGIPFREYTTMAGVAEFTLGFGLLWTPLVRRLSALALFALMFAAVYPFGRVDMIGHATILASLLVVLADPQREDALEIAPKGKLATILVPAGLAVALAVTMVSYAGLHNVIYDRATGVLANLLRPESRTTASSTGAAPGAFWRGNEHYHGDATGNSAPGAGAAAAMIEQMNNMHANTSSVSVTGDVTRDFIALMVPHHQAAVDMARIYLETGDDPRMRLLAEHIISEQAKEIEQMHTLVSGKNKTQTHH; this is encoded by the coding sequence ATGTTCAGTCACTCTCATCGCAGGTTCGGCGTTTGCTCGATCGCGATTCGTTGTCTTGCGCCGACGGCAATTGCTGTCCTCGCGCCTTCTACAGCCTCAGCACACGTAAAGTGGTTTGAAGCCTATGAGGTGGCGGCCAAGCCCACGTCTATCCTGACCACACTTGCACTTCCCTATTTCTGGGTGGCGCTTCTGCTGGTGCTGGCTTTCTTCATTGCGACGACTGTCCTCGAGCAGACACAACCAGGGAGGTTGGCACTGCAGGGAATGGACCGAGTAACTTCGGTACTACAGCTACGTGCCGACCAGTTTCTGCTGGGGGTACTTGCTGCATTCTTCGTCTCGCTCTTTGCAGTTGGCGGGACGTATTTGACGCCAGATCTGAAGACGCAGTCGGAGCTCGTCGCCTGGGCGCAGATCGGAATTGCGGCATTGATCCCCATGCGCCGCACCCGCCCAATCGCCGCAATTGCGATCGTTATCTTGTGGCTGTTTACCCTGCGGGACTACGATCTGTTCCATCTGTTCGACTATCTTGCGCTCGGCTTGGGTCTGGCGGGCTACCTTCTCTTGTCCGGTATGCCCGACGGGAAATGGCATGATCGTCGTTTCGGCGTACTGCGGTGGGGGATTGCCCTCGCACTTACCTGGTCCAGCATGGAGAAGTTTATGTATCCGCAATGGTTCATGCCGCTGCTGGAGGAAAAGCCGTTCCTTGCCTTCGGAATCCCGTTCCGTGAGTATACAACGATGGCAGGAGTCGCCGAGTTTACCCTGGGCTTCGGCCTTCTGTGGACGCCACTCGTTCGCCGGCTGTCTGCACTCGCTCTCTTCGCACTGATGTTTGCTGCTGTATACCCGTTCGGTCGCGTCGACATGATCGGCCATGCGACAATTCTTGCATCTCTCCTGGTGGTACTTGCGGACCCTCAGCGTGAAGACGCCCTGGAGATTGCGCCAAAGGGGAAACTTGCCACAATACTCGTGCCCGCAGGTCTGGCTGTTGCGCTGGCGGTGACCATGGTCTCATATGCCGGGCTACATAACGTTATCTACGATCGCGCTACCGGCGTATTGGCAAACCTCCTGCGGCCAGAATCAAGAACGACTGCCAGTAGTACAGGCGCCGCTCCCGGTGCGTTTTGGCGAGGAAATGAACATTACCATGGTGATGCCACAGGAAACAGCGCACCAGGCGCCGGCGCAGCTGCAGCGATGATTGAGCAAATGAACAACATGCATGCCAATACCAGCAGCGTCAGCGTAACTGGCGACGTGACACGTGATTTCATTGCTCTGATGGTGCCGCATCATCAGGCCGCAGTCGACATGGCTCGCATCTATCTCGAAACAGGCGACGATCCCCGGATGCGCCTACTTGCCGAACATATCATCTCGGAACAGGCAAAGGAAATCGAGCAGATGCACACCCTTGTCTCTGGAAAGAACAAGACGCAGACGCATCACTAA
- a CDS encoding sensor histidine kinase, translating to MANRQQRTAEINAQALQASRLAASEIGRVLEGTRSLLVAVSALPAVTDLKSADCTVVLRQVADRLTMTGAILVMDTSMKLVCDSQGNAAGVDFSDRSYVREGLSAPDMVVGEYTVSKLTQRAVLPVSMPLKRDGQVVGVIATGIRLDWLQARVTEWGISGGSAITIADRKGVILSRQPLAERFVGTRIPDAYQYLVTAPEPGVFEARSQDGTERILGYHPISSAKPLYVSAGLAKSEAFSGVNRLTLTSISMLVLSTLFAFLAASFVGNRFILKPIYRIVDVLEDWKRGNTSSRTRMSEHSSELGLVGNSIDRLLDELDQRLAAVEAAEERRNLLSREMNHRVKNTLAIVGAIARQTFKGTDDRFASFATRLSALARAYDLLLAKEGNGSDIDTVICNTLTPYESVDRQRFHIDGPSIPVDPEVGLALSLIIHELATNATKYGSLRSDDGYVDICWRSEAGRIVLRWTEHEGPPVVVPEKEGFGSKLIRRAFPVTYAPEVSVTYASDGLQFQLSFKDIVKGLDQSKAS from the coding sequence ATGGCTAATCGCCAACAGCGAACGGCAGAGATCAATGCTCAAGCCCTGCAGGCGTCGAGGCTGGCTGCATCTGAAATCGGGCGAGTACTTGAGGGAACGCGTAGTCTGCTGGTTGCCGTATCAGCTTTGCCTGCTGTTACAGACCTGAAAAGTGCAGACTGTACCGTAGTTTTAAGGCAGGTTGCCGACAGGTTGACCATGACGGGTGCAATCCTCGTGATGGACACGTCCATGAAGCTTGTCTGTGACAGCCAGGGCAACGCCGCTGGCGTGGATTTTTCGGATCGGTCCTATGTCCGGGAAGGTTTGAGCGCTCCCGACATGGTCGTGGGGGAGTACACCGTCAGCAAGTTGACGCAGAGAGCAGTTCTTCCTGTTTCCATGCCGTTGAAGCGTGATGGGCAGGTCGTTGGCGTCATTGCGACCGGAATACGCCTTGACTGGCTTCAGGCGAGGGTAACTGAATGGGGCATATCTGGCGGAAGCGCGATCACGATTGCGGATCGCAAAGGCGTTATTCTGTCCCGGCAGCCGCTTGCCGAACGGTTTGTAGGCACTCGCATTCCTGACGCGTATCAGTATTTGGTAACTGCGCCCGAACCAGGCGTATTCGAGGCAAGAAGCCAGGACGGAACTGAGCGGATTCTCGGATACCATCCGATCTCCTCCGCCAAACCGCTTTATGTCAGTGCCGGTTTGGCGAAAAGCGAAGCATTTTCCGGCGTCAATCGCCTTACTCTTACCAGCATTTCAATGCTGGTTCTGAGCACTCTCTTCGCATTCCTTGCTGCCTCCTTTGTCGGTAATCGTTTCATCCTGAAGCCGATTTATCGCATCGTCGATGTTCTCGAAGACTGGAAGAGAGGCAACACGTCCAGCCGCACGCGCATGTCGGAACATAGCAGTGAGTTGGGCCTGGTCGGTAACTCGATCGACCGTCTTCTGGACGAGCTCGACCAGCGACTTGCGGCGGTGGAGGCAGCCGAGGAGCGGCGTAATCTATTATCTCGTGAAATGAATCACCGGGTGAAAAACACGCTTGCCATCGTAGGCGCCATAGCCCGGCAAACTTTCAAAGGCACTGATGACCGTTTTGCGTCTTTTGCAACTCGTTTGAGTGCATTGGCACGGGCTTACGATCTTCTGCTTGCAAAAGAAGGCAACGGCAGCGACATAGACACCGTTATCTGCAACACTCTGACACCCTACGAAAGCGTTGATCGACAACGGTTTCATATTGATGGACCGTCCATTCCGGTCGATCCTGAGGTTGGTTTGGCCTTGTCGCTGATCATCCATGAGCTTGCCACGAACGCGACAAAATACGGTTCACTTCGGTCAGACGATGGGTATGTAGACATCTGCTGGCGAAGCGAGGCCGGGCGCATCGTGCTGCGATGGACGGAACATGAGGGGCCGCCCGTCGTTGTTCCGGAGAAAGAAGGCTTTGGGTCCAAACTGATCCGACGCGCCTTTCCGGTGACCTATGCACCAGAGGTCTCCGTCACCTATGCTTCAGATGGCCTGCAGTTCCAGCTGTCATTCAAAGATATCGTCAAAGGCTTGGATCAAAGCAAAGCATCTTGA
- a CDS encoding acyl carrier protein: MQSDEIRSNLMHLLSETLGADPEQLTNATYIEDLAADSLEVTQLVMEIEAKFGLEIADRDAEAFRTVGDVVSFLEIKKNPQH, translated from the coding sequence ATGCAATCTGACGAGATCCGTTCGAACCTAATGCATCTTCTGTCGGAAACGCTCGGCGCTGATCCAGAACAGCTTACGAACGCAACCTACATAGAAGACCTGGCGGCAGATTCCCTTGAGGTGACACAGCTAGTAATGGAAATCGAAGCAAAATTTGGTCTCGAGATAGCAGATCGTGATGCTGAAGCCTTCAGGACGGTAGGCGACGTGGTAAGCTTCCTGGAGATAAAGAAGAACCCGCAGCACTGA
- a CDS encoding LysR substrate-binding domain-containing protein, with translation MKFMSSLNSLRALEALARCGGIRAAAQDLGVVPGAVRQQLTALEENFGVPLIQRDGGRVTLNANGKRLADAVAVAFGIMTRAAEEITTGAHRYRLRLGVPMPMASDWLMPRMARMQRQLSAIDIDVVPVDVRRSLSDMMDIDALIVGGEYQPLPDIDATPFMDDAFGPVHSPSVVPDPHLSDLQGLTALIARDVSSLWDDWFHESGHAPVRFSKRLEIADLTLAISAARNGLGVTIAPFASVAVDIARGVLVAPEGFVNRPVGFRFCCRMADRDEKPIVSLRQWLCEEGRVHSQSAEKLRESAE, from the coding sequence ATGAAATTCATGTCCTCCCTCAATTCACTGCGCGCGCTTGAGGCGCTTGCGAGATGTGGCGGTATACGAGCGGCCGCGCAGGACCTCGGTGTTGTTCCGGGTGCCGTACGGCAACAACTGACAGCACTCGAGGAAAACTTCGGCGTGCCGCTCATTCAACGCGATGGCGGGCGTGTTACGCTGAACGCAAACGGAAAACGGCTGGCGGATGCGGTAGCGGTAGCGTTCGGTATCATGACGCGCGCCGCTGAAGAGATCACGACAGGGGCTCATCGCTACAGGCTTCGTCTGGGAGTTCCCATGCCCATGGCGAGCGATTGGCTGATGCCACGCATGGCGAGGATGCAACGTCAACTGAGCGCCATTGATATTGATGTCGTTCCGGTTGATGTGCGTCGCTCGCTCTCGGATATGATGGATATCGATGCGTTGATTGTCGGCGGTGAATACCAGCCGTTACCTGATATCGATGCGACCCCGTTCATGGATGATGCATTCGGTCCGGTTCATTCGCCTTCGGTGGTGCCGGACCCGCACCTATCAGATCTGCAGGGTCTGACGGCTCTCATTGCGCGCGATGTCAGTTCCCTTTGGGATGACTGGTTCCATGAAAGCGGGCATGCCCCCGTCCGATTTTCCAAAAGGCTGGAGATTGCCGATTTGACGCTGGCAATCAGTGCGGCTCGCAATGGACTTGGTGTGACCATCGCGCCATTTGCCTCCGTCGCCGTGGATATCGCCCGTGGCGTACTCGTCGCCCCGGAAGGTTTTGTAAATCGCCCTGTCGGCTTCCGTTTTTGCTGTCGCATGGCCGATCGCGATGAAAAGCCGATCGTGAGCCTGCGCCAATGGCTGTGCGAAGAGGGCAGGGTTCATAGCCAAAGTGCAGAAAAACTGCGCGAGTCAGCAGAATAA
- a CDS encoding adenosylhomocysteinase yields the protein MSEPDVLTRIDWVRQGCRLLAHIADEFARTKPFAGLSMATGIHLEPKTAALLMTLKAGGAQIIATGNLNSTQPATVDYLRNQGIEVIGAQTRDAKEHGAFLDSIIARRPDLILDNGGDLFARYASSPYAGLIGGTKETTSGRTRLEPMRPKIGLPVLVINDSPIKQFAENRHAVGQSLFESYLRFTNRSTNGKRVTVFGYGACGRGTAACFRNAFSAVSVVDIEPVTALEAHLDGFNTPQRGDAIRSADVIITVTGHPDIVTVADLPLLKDGVILMNGGHFPQEIAVDAMRTHPSVGYVDGYAEEGIETLVLDDGRRVHVLGAGHMANLAGPRPLGNTVESMDLGFALQARCLERVASRTLDSSACVIPVPRDIDAAVASAYLEIHR from the coding sequence ATGAGCGAACCCGATGTGTTGACCCGCATTGACTGGGTACGTCAAGGTTGCCGGCTGCTGGCGCACATTGCCGATGAATTTGCCAGAACCAAGCCGTTTGCCGGGCTCAGCATGGCCACGGGCATTCACCTGGAGCCGAAGACGGCTGCACTCCTTATGACATTGAAGGCTGGCGGTGCGCAGATCATCGCGACCGGCAATCTCAACAGCACCCAGCCGGCAACAGTTGATTATCTGCGCAATCAGGGAATTGAGGTGATCGGTGCCCAGACCCGCGATGCAAAAGAACACGGCGCTTTCCTTGACAGCATCATTGCGCGAAGACCTGACCTTATTCTGGATAATGGCGGCGATCTCTTTGCGCGATATGCATCAAGCCCCTATGCCGGGCTTATCGGCGGAACCAAGGAGACAACCTCCGGCCGGACGCGACTTGAACCCATGCGGCCGAAGATCGGGCTACCCGTACTCGTCATCAATGACAGCCCGATCAAGCAGTTTGCGGAAAACCGGCACGCGGTCGGACAAAGCCTGTTCGAGAGCTATCTACGCTTCACCAATCGCTCGACCAATGGCAAGCGCGTCACGGTCTTCGGCTACGGCGCCTGTGGTCGAGGGACGGCGGCCTGCTTCCGCAATGCCTTCAGCGCAGTCAGCGTCGTTGATATCGAGCCGGTAACCGCGCTCGAGGCGCATCTGGATGGCTTCAATACACCGCAGCGTGGCGATGCAATCCGCTCGGCCGATGTCATCATCACGGTAACAGGACACCCTGACATTGTTACCGTTGCAGACCTTCCACTGCTCAAGGACGGCGTCATCCTCATGAACGGCGGGCATTTCCCGCAGGAAATCGCTGTCGATGCCATGCGTACCCATCCGTCGGTCGGGTACGTCGATGGCTATGCGGAGGAGGGCATCGAAACGCTGGTTCTGGACGATGGCCGCCGCGTCCATGTTCTTGGCGCGGGACATATGGCCAATCTTGCCGGGCCGCGTCCGCTCGGCAACACGGTGGAATCGATGGATCTCGGCTTTGCATTGCAGGCGAGATGCCTCGAGCGGGTAGCAAGTCGCACGCTGGACTCCTCGGCCTGTGTCATACCCGTACCGAGGGACATCGACGCGGCGGTTGCCTCAGCTTACCTTGAGATCCACCGGTGA
- a CDS encoding Gfo/Idh/MocA family protein translates to MTMLNWAILGTSFISNTVAEALRESKGSRVASAFGRDPQRLAAFAQTYGIEKTSTKLDAILDDPAIDVVYVGLPNHIHAEAVCAAAARGKAILSEKSLTRTVEEAEALIAAVDNADIFFLEGLMYLAHPLMARVGNIIASGRLGRLCSVSGHYAAAIAPFANPLGGGTIFNLGCYPASLLHYVTEAGFGGDAFRRFQCVATGNISASDGTVCDASLAVRFDNGLIATLQSTDSIGMDHAFTVLGEKGSLRFITNPWLPVAGDNVIEVTDYGNMPERVIVTSDRDAFGHQVELVEKCLSQGLKSAPRPSPSPAHSLEIMRLLSEWERQIRANTREHEG, encoded by the coding sequence ATGACCATGCTGAATTGGGCCATTCTCGGAACGAGCTTCATTTCCAACACGGTGGCTGAGGCCCTGCGGGAGAGCAAGGGTTCGCGCGTCGCCTCGGCCTTCGGGCGGGACCCGCAGCGTCTCGCCGCCTTTGCGCAGACCTATGGCATTGAAAAGACATCGACGAAGCTCGACGCCATCCTCGATGATCCGGCGATTGACGTCGTCTATGTGGGCTTGCCGAACCATATCCATGCCGAGGCAGTCTGTGCGGCAGCAGCACGGGGCAAGGCCATACTTTCGGAAAAATCCTTGACCCGGACCGTGGAAGAAGCTGAAGCGCTGATTGCCGCCGTTGACAATGCCGACATCTTCTTTCTCGAGGGACTTATGTATCTCGCCCATCCATTGATGGCGAGAGTAGGCAACATCATTGCCTCCGGGCGGCTTGGCAGGCTGTGTTCCGTCAGCGGCCACTACGCTGCTGCCATCGCACCTTTCGCAAACCCGCTTGGAGGGGGGACCATTTTCAATCTGGGCTGCTACCCGGCCTCGCTTCTCCACTACGTGACAGAGGCCGGCTTCGGCGGCGATGCCTTCAGGCGGTTTCAATGCGTAGCAACGGGAAACATCTCAGCAAGCGACGGCACGGTCTGTGATGCATCGCTGGCGGTGCGGTTCGACAACGGGCTGATCGCGACGCTACAATCGACCGACAGCATTGGCATGGACCATGCTTTCACTGTTCTGGGTGAGAAGGGCAGCCTGCGTTTCATCACCAACCCCTGGCTACCGGTAGCCGGGGACAACGTGATCGAGGTGACGGACTATGGCAACATGCCGGAACGGGTCATCGTGACGTCCGATCGCGATGCCTTCGGTCATCAGGTGGAACTGGTGGAAAAGTGCCTGTCGCAGGGCCTCAAGTCCGCCCCCAGGCCTTCGCCAAGCCCGGCCCATTCCCTCGAAATCATGCGGCTTCTCAGTGAGTGGGAACGTCAGATCCGCGCCAATACGAGGGAACACGAAGGATGA